The proteins below come from a single Chthoniobacterales bacterium genomic window:
- a CDS encoding LptF/LptG family permease, translated as MKMIDRYISRQLIFNLIFAIAVLSFVLVLGNIFRKLLPLLVNHDLPIEYVLGFIAYVLPFSLIFTIPWGLLTAVLLVFGRLSADNELIALRSNGVSITRICIPLVFIAIICTGASLWLNVQVAPAAQEEMRATVFNLATRNPMALFGSDQVIDQFPGRKIYVGRKEGNRLENILVFELNDDWMPMKVTHARVGMLETDLPNRRILMHLYNARYQQRDEFDPYDLRRIRDGINVAEGTLPISLEELYEKEKRRASRSMLSIEQLLEQLKNEDPKMRSSSRTEINKRFSFPLACLVFALIGVPLGITAHRRETSFGFAVSLVVGVFYFLFIIIADTLRANAKLHPELLVWFPNVLFIGLGIWMFRRLARQ; from the coding sequence GAAAATGATCGACCGATACATCAGCCGGCAGCTGATTTTTAATCTCATTTTCGCCATCGCGGTCCTCAGTTTCGTCCTCGTCCTGGGCAACATTTTCCGAAAACTCCTCCCGCTCCTGGTCAACCACGACCTGCCGATTGAATACGTGCTGGGCTTTATCGCCTACGTCCTGCCGTTCTCCCTCATCTTTACCATTCCGTGGGGATTGCTCACCGCCGTGCTGCTCGTCTTTGGCCGGCTCTCGGCGGACAACGAATTGATCGCGCTCCGCTCCAACGGCGTCAGCATCACCCGGATCTGCATCCCGCTCGTCTTCATCGCGATTATTTGCACTGGCGCCTCGCTCTGGCTCAATGTGCAGGTCGCCCCCGCCGCCCAGGAAGAAATGCGGGCCACGGTGTTCAATCTCGCCACCCGCAATCCGATGGCGCTTTTTGGGAGCGACCAGGTGATCGATCAATTTCCCGGGCGCAAAATTTATGTTGGTCGGAAGGAAGGCAACCGGCTGGAAAACATTCTCGTCTTCGAACTCAACGACGACTGGATGCCGATGAAAGTGACCCACGCCCGGGTCGGCATGCTCGAGACCGACCTGCCGAACCGGCGGATCCTGATGCATCTCTATAACGCGCGTTACCAGCAGAGGGACGAGTTTGATCCCTACGATCTTCGCCGGATACGCGATGGCATCAACGTCGCCGAAGGCACGCTGCCGATCAGCCTGGAGGAGCTGTACGAAAAGGAAAAGCGACGGGCCAGCCGTTCGATGCTCTCGATCGAGCAGCTGCTTGAACAATTAAAAAATGAGGACCCGAAAATGCGGAGCTCGAGCCGGACGGAGATCAACAAGCGGTTCTCGTTTCCGCTGGCCTGCCTGGTCTTTGCCCTGATCGGGGTGCCGCTCGGCATCACCGCTCATCGCCGGGAAACCTCCTTTGGTTTTGCGGTGAGCCTGGTCGTCGGCGTCTTCTATTTTCTCTTCATCATTATTGCCGACACCCTCCGCGCGAACGCCAAGCTCCATCCCGAGCTGCTGGTCTGGTTCCCGAATGTTCTCTTTATCGGGCTCGGCATCTGGATGTTCCGGCGCCTGGCGCGCCAGTAA